In Chanodichthys erythropterus isolate Z2021 chromosome 11, ASM2448905v1, whole genome shotgun sequence, a single window of DNA contains:
- the LOC137030747 gene encoding histone H4, translating into MSGRGKGGKGLGKGGAKRHRKVLRDNIQGITKPAIRRLARRGGVKRISGLIYEETRGVLKVFLENVIRDAVTYTEHAKRKTVTAMDVVYALKRQGRTLYGFGG; encoded by the coding sequence ATGTCTGGAAGAGGAAAAGGTGGTAAAGGACTCGGTAAAGGAGGCGCTAAGCGTCACCGAAAGGTTCTTCGTGATAATATCCAGGGAATCACTAAACCCGCTATTCGTCGTCTTGCTCGCCGTGGCGGAGTCAAGCGTATTTCTGGCCTGATCTATGAAGAGACTCGCGGTGTGTTGAAGGTGTTTCTGGAGAACGTCATTCGTGATGCTGTTACCTACACTGAACACGCCAAAAGAAAGACCGTCACCGCCATGGATGTTGTGTACGCTCTGAAACGACAGGGACGCACCCTGTACGGATTCGGAGGTTAA